A genomic window from Flavobacterium johnsoniae includes:
- a CDS encoding response regulator transcription factor — MNEVIHVLLVEDEEVLSTIIKETLELRGFSFTIAKNGIEGWELFQRKKPDICVVDIMMPRKDGYSLVEDIRIIDQLTPIIFLTAKNEITDVLKGLKIGADDYMKKPFSMEELILRIQKLVRRKYIHTAEENPITSDKNIKVGNFQFNLHRLELTIDGKSVNLSQRESELLDLLIQNKNQLLDRNKALLLLWGDNSPFTARSMDVYITRLRKYLNEDSNVQILSIRNKGFKLID; from the coding sequence ATGAATGAAGTAATTCATGTTTTGCTGGTAGAAGATGAAGAAGTGCTGTCGACTATCATAAAAGAAACTCTTGAACTGCGAGGGTTCAGTTTTACGATTGCTAAAAACGGAATTGAAGGCTGGGAGTTATTTCAGAGAAAGAAACCAGACATTTGTGTTGTTGATATTATGATGCCCAGAAAAGATGGCTATTCGCTTGTAGAAGATATTCGAATAATAGATCAGCTGACTCCTATAATTTTTCTCACTGCAAAAAATGAAATTACGGATGTTTTAAAAGGATTAAAAATAGGTGCCGATGATTATATGAAAAAGCCTTTTAGTATGGAAGAACTTATTCTGCGAATACAAAAGCTAGTTCGACGAAAATACATACATACAGCTGAAGAAAATCCCATAACTTCCGACAAAAATATAAAAGTAGGAAACTTCCAATTCAATCTTCATAGACTAGAATTGACAATAGACGGCAAATCTGTTAATCTTTCGCAGCGTGAATCAGAATTATTGGATTTGCTTATCCAAAATAAAAATCAATTATTAGATCGCAATAAAGCTTTATTACTTCTTTGGGGCGATAATAGTCCGTTTACCGCAAGAAGCATGGATGTTTACATTACACGTCTTCGAAAGTATTTAAACGAGGATTCAAATGTGCAAATTCTCAGTATCAGAAATAAGGGGTTTAAGTTAATTGATTAA
- a CDS encoding T9SS type A sorting domain-containing protein, whose product MKKITLLLIMFGLSISTTNLTAQVYYSTTMNGGNTYVSKPGSFAGYAWGGIPNYTFDNTTAKTITIEITNFDATNPSVGNTIYINFSRSGFGIAPLGWGSDNLTVLKTLSAADFTNGAATVVISLPTGTLPIAETPGYVQGYNYILQIVGSNPSTDQNYVNYVVGVTETLSTKKTNRNTVAFYPNPATEVVTFNADLETKTYKVLSMSGALVKETAATSSLNVSDLSKGTYIIATDAGSGKLIKE is encoded by the coding sequence ATGAAAAAAATTACATTATTATTAATTATGTTTGGCTTAAGTATAAGCACTACAAATTTGACTGCACAAGTTTATTATTCTACAACAATGAACGGAGGCAATACCTATGTTTCTAAGCCAGGTAGCTTTGCTGGTTATGCCTGGGGCGGAATTCCTAACTATACTTTTGATAATACAACTGCCAAAACAATAACTATTGAAATTACTAATTTTGACGCTACTAATCCTTCAGTTGGTAATACTATATATATAAATTTCTCTAGATCTGGTTTCGGAATAGCACCATTGGGTTGGGGTTCAGATAATTTAACTGTTTTAAAAACTTTATCCGCAGCAGACTTTACCAATGGAGCCGCAACTGTTGTTATCAGTTTACCTACTGGCACATTACCTATAGCTGAAACTCCTGGCTATGTACAAGGATATAATTATATTCTGCAAATTGTTGGATCTAATCCTTCAACCGATCAAAATTATGTAAATTACGTAGTAGGTGTAACGGAAACTTTAAGTACAAAAAAAACAAACAGAAACACTGTCGCTTTTTACCCAAATCCAGCTACTGAAGTAGTTACTTTTAATGCTGACTTAGAAACTAAAACTTATAAAGTCTTAAGTATGTCAGGTGCCCTAGTAAAAGAAACAGCAGCAACTAGTTCATTAAATGTATCGGATTTATCTAAAGGAACCTATATCATCGCTACAGATGCAGGTTCTGGAAAATTAATAAAAGAATAA
- a CDS encoding T9SS type A sorting domain-containing protein, translating to MKRNKRIVFRYAILLACAFPTYAQVNVNLKLNVKHSVGGISTFDRSKFITTHANQTETEWDGDNVSPDLRNEFLNGLDVYLGRDTGGITYVLKNQLNQDPARPGFANPTQITSLGNYSKSQYAQKTNLHQYENRKSLVLCAQLHPFWTGTDHQPTNSGWYLANATATGEYMGRYINAFSGDGITGQKKPTYVEVINEPDYDLLGGLKEYTKSIKDIADFHNGVADAIRVQVPNAKIGGYTNAFPEFEVGNFQRWNNRDKLFMDVAGSKMDFWSLHLYDFSSINNGKKQLRSGSNIEATFDMMDQYSVMKFGVTKPYVISEYGAQTHDYNNSQWSSYRDWLILKAMNSQLMAFLERPNTIDFAIPFVVTKAEWGMYNGVPYSHRLMRKANEPASYTGQWVYTDLVKFYQLWKNVKGTRVYSKTDNLDVLTNTYIDGNKAYVILNNLNFQATKVNLNLFNINNTAITSINKKQLTLINNFATLEESTVPSPLTSVTLGAESTIILEYTFANAITINETCDETKYFATTYLQPISANQPINFSVNGVQKSTYGDAVLRIGLGRDHGQSLSPIVKVNNTIIPVPTNFRGYDQAERDRFFGVLEIPVPYNLVTANNQIAVQLPDTGGHVSSVALQVYNFSTNLLSVDPKTFENDNTITIYPNPVIDTLTIKNTYANESNSTAMIYDGAGKLVKKEILSSARINVSSLSEGIYYIVFLKENKKIGAAKFIKK from the coding sequence ATGAAAAGAAACAAACGAATAGTGTTTCGTTACGCCATACTACTAGCGTGTGCCTTTCCTACTTATGCGCAAGTAAATGTAAATCTAAAACTTAACGTGAAACATTCCGTAGGAGGCATCTCTACTTTTGATCGTTCAAAATTCATAACAACGCATGCCAATCAAACAGAAACTGAATGGGATGGCGATAATGTTTCGCCCGATTTAAGAAATGAATTTTTAAATGGCCTAGATGTGTACCTAGGAAGAGATACAGGAGGAATTACTTATGTATTAAAAAATCAATTAAATCAAGATCCTGCCAGACCTGGTTTTGCGAATCCTACTCAAATCACTTCTCTAGGAAATTACAGTAAAAGTCAATATGCCCAAAAAACCAACCTTCATCAATACGAAAATAGAAAGAGTTTAGTTTTATGTGCTCAATTGCATCCGTTTTGGACTGGAACAGATCATCAACCCACTAATTCTGGCTGGTATTTAGCCAATGCCACTGCAACGGGTGAATATATGGGGCGTTACATCAACGCATTTAGTGGTGATGGAATTACAGGGCAAAAGAAACCCACTTATGTTGAAGTAATAAACGAACCTGATTATGACCTTTTAGGAGGATTAAAAGAATACACTAAATCGATAAAAGATATAGCCGACTTTCATAATGGTGTTGCTGATGCCATTAGAGTACAGGTCCCAAACGCTAAAATCGGGGGTTACACCAATGCCTTTCCTGAATTTGAAGTAGGAAATTTTCAGCGTTGGAACAATCGCGATAAATTATTTATGGACGTTGCCGGAAGCAAAATGGATTTTTGGTCTTTACACCTTTATGATTTTTCATCGATCAATAACGGAAAAAAACAATTGCGTTCCGGGAGCAATATTGAGGCTACTTTTGATATGATGGACCAGTATAGCGTAATGAAATTTGGTGTTACTAAACCCTATGTAATCTCAGAATACGGAGCTCAAACTCATGATTACAATAACAGTCAATGGAGTTCTTATAGAGATTGGTTGATTTTAAAAGCCATGAATTCCCAATTAATGGCTTTTCTTGAAAGACCCAATACTATTGATTTTGCTATTCCATTTGTAGTTACCAAAGCGGAATGGGGAATGTATAATGGAGTTCCATATTCTCATCGTTTGATGCGAAAAGCAAATGAACCAGCGAGTTATACCGGACAATGGGTTTATACGGACTTGGTAAAATTTTATCAATTATGGAAAAATGTTAAAGGTACACGAGTATATAGTAAGACGGATAATTTAGATGTTTTAACCAATACCTATATCGATGGTAATAAGGCTTATGTGATTCTAAACAATTTAAACTTCCAAGCAACTAAAGTAAACTTAAACCTTTTTAACATCAACAATACTGCCATTACAAGCATTAACAAAAAACAATTAACTCTTATAAATAACTTCGCTACACTAGAAGAAAGTACTGTGCCATCACCACTAACATCAGTTACACTAGGTGCCGAATCAACTATTATTTTAGAGTATACCTTTGCCAATGCCATAACAATTAATGAAACTTGCGACGAAACTAAATATTTTGCAACGACCTATTTGCAACCTATTAGCGCAAATCAGCCTATTAATTTTAGTGTAAATGGCGTTCAGAAAAGCACTTATGGAGATGCCGTATTAAGAATTGGTTTAGGAAGAGATCATGGACAATCTTTAAGTCCGATTGTCAAAGTGAACAATACTATTATCCCTGTGCCAACTAACTTCCGCGGTTATGACCAAGCAGAAAGAGATCGATTTTTTGGCGTTCTAGAAATTCCAGTGCCTTATAATCTTGTTACTGCAAATAATCAAATAGCAGTACAATTACCTGACACAGGTGGTCATGTGAGTTCAGTAGCATTACAAGTATATAATTTTAGTACTAATCTGTTATCAGTAGATCCAAAAACTTTCGAAAACGACAATACAATAACAATTTATCCTAATCCAGTTATTGACACCCTAACAATCAAAAATACGTATGCAAACGAATCAAACTCGACTGCAATGATATATGATGGTGCTGGGAAATTAGTAAAAAAAGAAATCCTTAGTAGTGCTAGAATTAATGTGAGTTCACTTTCAGAAGGGATTTATTATATCGTTTTTTTAAAAGAAAACAAGAAAATAGGGGCAGCAAAGTTTATTAAAAAGTAA
- a CDS encoding Ig-like domain-containing protein — MIFKHALTEKTKFLLIAITSLVYLCSCSSNSSESDIIPDYSKPTAQDDVLVVDENSSTGTSNQVNVSLNDNIGQDGGKGDDYSLLSTASNGTVIEVKDGIFEYVPKINFYGSDSFSYTLTDKNGDKATAKVNITINTLIKGLTAEDFKNIDPNYPSFVSITNTTPSDMKWVKQEDMSDEFTAWDATKWYKSTWNYGIPVFMSTSNSNSGVTDGNLWIKATLNESNPDGRWFQTARIHSRTKISYPMYTEARIKSAHISAYNTYWLNNGDSYNRNEIDIIENNSKPSCGCQPNFPTQMNSQYFHADSGKTPGEIRNYGNFNQSGLLDVNPLKDVKWNEDYHTFGVWWKDSKNIQFYLDGEPAGSVVVGVDKSGKTYTDREFTRDLEIIFDLWTADETWLGGLASKSDLNDNSINTMKVDWVRTWKLEKD; from the coding sequence ATGATTTTTAAACACGCCCTTACAGAAAAAACAAAATTTTTACTTATAGCTATAACATCTCTAGTGTATCTATGTAGTTGTAGCAGCAATAGTTCTGAGTCAGACATTATTCCTGATTACTCCAAACCTACAGCTCAAGACGATGTCCTTGTTGTTGATGAAAACAGCAGCACTGGAACTTCCAATCAGGTAAATGTTTCTTTAAATGATAATATCGGTCAAGATGGAGGTAAAGGAGATGATTATAGCCTATTATCTACTGCTAGCAACGGTACTGTAATAGAAGTTAAAGACGGTATTTTTGAATATGTTCCAAAAATAAATTTTTACGGATCCGATAGTTTTTCGTATACCTTAACAGATAAAAATGGAGACAAAGCAACTGCAAAAGTAAACATAACGATTAATACCCTAATTAAAGGCCTCACTGCAGAAGATTTCAAAAACATAGATCCAAATTATCCTTCATTTGTTTCAATTACAAATACAACTCCATCTGACATGAAATGGGTGAAGCAGGAAGACATGTCTGATGAATTTACAGCTTGGGATGCTACAAAATGGTATAAATCTACATGGAATTACGGTATACCCGTTTTCATGTCAACATCAAATAGCAACTCTGGTGTTACTGATGGTAATTTATGGATAAAAGCAACTTTAAACGAGAGTAATCCTGATGGAAGATGGTTTCAAACTGCTAGAATACATTCAAGAACTAAAATTAGCTATCCAATGTATACTGAAGCAAGAATAAAATCGGCTCATATTTCTGCATATAATACCTATTGGTTAAACAATGGAGACTCTTATAATAGGAATGAAATCGACATTATTGAGAATAATTCAAAACCATCATGCGGTTGTCAACCCAATTTTCCCACCCAAATGAATTCACAATATTTTCATGCTGATTCGGGAAAAACGCCAGGAGAAATTAGAAATTATGGAAACTTCAATCAAAGTGGTTTACTAGACGTAAATCCGTTGAAAGATGTAAAATGGAATGAAGATTACCATACGTTTGGAGTATGGTGGAAAGATTCCAAAAATATTCAGTTCTATTTAGATGGTGAGCCTGCTGGTAGCGTGGTGGTAGGTGTAGACAAATCTGGAAAAACCTATACCGATCGCGAGTTTACTAGAGATTTAGAAATCATTTTTGATTTATGGACGGCTGATGAAACGTGGTTAGGCGGATTAGCTTCAAAATCAGATCTGAATGATAATAGTATCAATACCATGAAAGTGGATTGGGTTAGAACTTGGAAACTTGAAAAAGACTGA
- a CDS encoding sensor histidine kinase translates to MKNQFKIILITSITACSILLFQLFWVYRTYEESQANFQAKVKNALQRSVDLYFLEKVRTPMSLSNDDPYLSIISEVIDDKKENVNFKSNLPKTTGPVKIGMQPLKIDTANLASVRLFLVKLIASSNKQNVDLKLVREDFRKELDKEKISINYKLSLQKKSVLDSKEVVSVPLGTSEKNWVIEARLFKTEKYLLLNNIIPISISIILIILTGGSLWYLGLIIYRQKQLDLKKNNFISNITHELRTPISILKSTNEALLQFGEAANPEKTKRYLKINADVLNKLDYNIDRLLDITRYELGVKYVNLTHVNIAGLVSAIVEKFLVDDHNQITISTELENEIIRTDKDMIDGILTNLIDNALKYSPDSPEISVKILSWSKYWQLEVEDNGSGISEENLPLIFDKFYRITSGDLHDVKGYGIGLSYVKELVSLLSGEIIVNSYLGSGTTFIIKFPL, encoded by the coding sequence ATGAAAAATCAGTTTAAAATAATTCTAATCACTTCTATTACGGCCTGTAGTATTTTATTATTTCAGCTTTTCTGGGTTTACAGAACCTATGAGGAAAGCCAGGCAAATTTTCAGGCGAAAGTCAAAAATGCGCTGCAGCGAAGTGTTGATTTGTACTTTTTAGAAAAGGTCAGAACTCCTATGAGTTTATCTAATGACGATCCTTATTTATCTATCATAAGTGAGGTTATTGATGATAAAAAAGAAAATGTAAACTTTAAAAGTAATCTTCCAAAAACGACAGGGCCAGTTAAAATAGGAATGCAGCCTCTAAAGATAGATACGGCAAATCTTGCAAGTGTACGTTTGTTTTTGGTGAAATTAATAGCTTCATCAAATAAACAAAATGTTGATTTGAAACTGGTAAGAGAAGATTTTAGAAAAGAACTCGACAAAGAAAAAATTTCTATTAACTATAAATTGTCATTACAAAAAAAATCGGTTTTAGATTCTAAAGAAGTGGTTAGCGTTCCTTTAGGAACAAGTGAAAAAAACTGGGTAATTGAAGCGAGACTTTTTAAAACGGAAAAATATCTTCTTTTAAATAATATAATTCCGATTTCGATATCTATAATTCTGATCATTTTAACCGGAGGAAGTCTTTGGTATTTGGGATTGATAATTTATAGACAAAAACAACTGGATTTAAAAAAGAATAATTTTATAAGCAATATTACGCACGAATTGCGAACGCCAATCTCTATTCTTAAATCGACTAATGAGGCATTATTACAATTTGGAGAAGCGGCGAATCCGGAAAAAACAAAACGTTATTTAAAAATTAATGCAGATGTTTTAAATAAACTGGATTATAATATTGATCGTCTTTTGGACATAACGAGATACGAATTAGGTGTAAAATATGTAAATTTAACTCATGTAAATATTGCGGGATTAGTAAGTGCCATAGTAGAAAAATTTCTAGTAGATGATCATAATCAGATTACAATTAGTACTGAATTAGAAAATGAAATCATTCGAACGGATAAAGATATGATTGATGGGATATTGACCAATCTTATAGATAATGCTTTAAAATATAGTCCTGATTCTCCTGAAATTAGTGTAAAAATTTTGAGTTGGTCAAAATACTGGCAGCTCGAAGTTGAGGATAACGGCAGTGGAATAAGTGAAGAAAATCTGCCTTTAATTTTTGACAAATTTTATAGAATTACATCTGGCGACCTGCACGATGTAAAAGGCTACGGAATTGGTTTGAGTTATGTTAAAGAACTCGTTAGTTTGCTTTCGGGCGAAATAATTGTAAACAGCTATTTAGGATCAGGTACAACCTTTATTATTAAATTTCCATTATGA